The following are encoded together in the Pedobacter steynii genome:
- a CDS encoding TonB-dependent receptor yields MRKRLLLLFVLLLTLTGLKAQPLVKVTGRVTNELQQPLAEVTVRILGQDQSALSDDKGNYTIYATNTSFILKYALLGYKQVLVSISHDKAGRLIQNVTLTESSNELEQVTITSRQNQLSNSTTINISGIGAMPSPSGNFEAILKTLPGVSTNNELSAQYSVRGGNFDENLVYVNDIEISRPILIRNGQQEGLSFINSDLLSNAKFSAGGFESRYGDKLSSVLDVKYGRPDSSQTVLTAGLNGASLSTKMLRQNSFLLAGLRYKNNTGVLSSQENKGSYRPNFTDAQLIYQQQLSPKLSLNFMGSFNNGSFKLIPQSRQTEFGTLSRTIRLDVDYEGKEVDDYRTLGGAITTLYAPRPNLVIKWINSYFNSRERENIDIQGAYFLSEMSPDPGDPEPRPSERLTGVGGYFTFANNKLRSQHLSSELKGDQTFNDHTFSWGLRFEHKNYRDDLSEYSVIDSAGIRRFYGGPVIEAENKLGIQYYSAYLQDSYRLSAYTDLQLGIRGNYNSLSDQLLFSPRLLLAYRPSGNHKIFRWSAGVYQQAPDYRSIRDFQGILNLNQKAQRSYNTSAGMDYAFDGLGTRLKFSTEAYFKYQDRLIPYMMDNVRIRYLAGEQAKGYTYGADFSIGGEFVKDLVSHFRLSLMKAVQNIAGDQEGYLKRPTDQRLNFSAYFQDRLLNSPTYKVHLNVLYGSALPVGAPSSDRYTDDFHIPAYKRIDIGFSKDFLDDASPGKSRLLDKYFSSFALYAEVFNLLNIDNTVSYLWLKDLNNVQYAIPNYLSGRRFNLKLIIKFKNSK; encoded by the coding sequence ATGCGTAAACGCCTCCTGTTGCTCTTTGTTCTTCTCCTGACACTGACAGGACTGAAGGCGCAACCTTTAGTAAAGGTGACAGGAAGGGTGACGAATGAACTGCAACAACCACTGGCTGAAGTGACCGTCAGAATCCTGGGGCAGGATCAGTCCGCTTTATCAGATGATAAAGGGAATTATACCATTTACGCCACAAACACTTCTTTCATTTTAAAATATGCTCTGCTGGGCTACAAGCAAGTGCTGGTCAGCATTAGTCATGATAAGGCCGGCCGACTGATCCAGAATGTAACGCTTACAGAAAGCAGTAATGAGCTGGAGCAGGTCACGATTACCAGCAGACAAAACCAGCTCAGCAACAGCACCACCATTAATATTTCGGGAATAGGGGCCATGCCTTCTCCTTCTGGGAATTTCGAGGCCATACTCAAAACTTTGCCTGGCGTTTCTACAAATAACGAGTTGAGTGCTCAGTATAGCGTAAGGGGAGGAAATTTTGATGAAAACCTGGTCTATGTCAATGATATAGAAATCAGCAGGCCGATCCTGATCAGAAACGGGCAACAGGAGGGACTGAGCTTTATCAATAGTGACCTGTTGAGCAATGCTAAGTTTTCTGCCGGAGGTTTTGAATCCCGGTATGGAGATAAATTGTCTTCTGTGCTGGATGTAAAGTACGGAAGACCGGACAGTAGTCAGACGGTTTTAACTGCAGGATTGAACGGCGCTTCTCTGAGTACTAAAATGCTCCGTCAAAATAGTTTTCTGCTGGCAGGCCTGCGTTATAAAAACAATACAGGGGTATTAAGTAGCCAGGAGAACAAAGGTAGCTATCGTCCTAATTTTACAGATGCCCAACTGATCTATCAGCAGCAGCTTTCTCCAAAGCTAAGCCTTAATTTTATGGGCAGCTTTAACAATGGCAGCTTTAAACTGATTCCGCAAAGCCGCCAGACGGAATTCGGAACTTTAAGCAGGACAATCCGACTGGATGTAGATTATGAAGGAAAGGAAGTGGATGATTACCGGACGCTGGGTGGAGCCATCACCACGCTTTATGCACCCAGGCCAAACCTGGTGATCAAATGGATCAACAGCTATTTTAACAGTCGGGAGAGAGAAAATATAGACATTCAGGGGGCTTACTTTTTAAGCGAAATGAGCCCGGATCCGGGGGATCCGGAACCCCGGCCATCGGAAAGATTAACAGGAGTAGGAGGGTACTTTACGTTTGCCAATAACAAACTCCGTTCTCAGCACCTGAGCTCTGAACTGAAAGGAGACCAGACTTTTAATGACCATACTTTTTCCTGGGGACTGCGCTTTGAGCATAAGAACTACCGGGATGATTTAAGTGAATACAGTGTGATTGACTCTGCGGGAATCCGCCGTTTTTATGGAGGGCCGGTCATCGAAGCTGAAAATAAACTGGGTATTCAATATTACAGTGCTTACCTGCAGGATAGTTACCGCCTGTCTGCCTATACGGACCTTCAGCTGGGGATCAGAGGAAATTACAATAGCCTGAGTGATCAGCTGCTTTTCAGTCCGCGTTTGTTGCTGGCTTACCGGCCTTCGGGTAATCATAAGATTTTCAGGTGGAGTGCAGGAGTATATCAGCAGGCTCCTGACTATAGAAGTATCCGGGATTTTCAGGGCATACTGAACCTGAATCAAAAGGCGCAGCGCTCTTACAATACTTCTGCCGGAATGGATTATGCTTTTGATGGCCTGGGTACAAGACTCAAGTTCAGTACGGAGGCCTACTTTAAATATCAGGACCGGCTGATCCCTTATATGATGGACAATGTGCGGATCAGGTACCTGGCGGGAGAACAGGCAAAAGGATATACGTATGGTGCTGATTTCAGCATTGGGGGAGAGTTTGTGAAAGACCTGGTTTCTCATTTCAGGCTCTCTCTGATGAAGGCGGTGCAAAATATAGCGGGTGATCAGGAAGGTTATCTGAAACGTCCTACAGATCAGCGTCTGAACTTCTCTGCCTATTTTCAGGACCGCCTGCTCAATAGTCCGACGTATAAAGTACACCTGAACGTTTTGTATGGATCAGCATTGCCTGTCGGAGCACCTTCGTCGGATCGCTATACGGATGATTTTCATATTCCTGCCTATAAAAGAATAGATATCGGATTCTCTAAAGATTTTCTGGATGATGCCAGTCCGGGGAAATCAAGATTGCTGGATAAATACTTCAGCTCTTTTGCCTTATATGCCGAAGTGTTCAACCTTTTGAATATCGACAACACGGTATCCTACCTCTGGCTGAAGGACCTGAATAACGTCCAATATGCGATACCTAATTATTTAAGCGGGAGGAGATTCAACCTGAAACTGATCATTAAGTTTAAAAATTCGAAATAA
- the rpe gene encoding ribulose-phosphate 3-epimerase, translating into MKHLIAPSLLAADFANLQRDIEMVNSSEADWFHVDVMDGVFVPNISFGFPVMEAIKKHATKPLDVHLMIVNPDQYIERFAAAGAAVITVHYEACTHLHRTIQAIHAAGCKAGVAINPHTPVALLKEVLADLDLVLVMSVNPGFGGQKFIPNTLHKLRELKALSATINPELIIEVDGGVDIHNLADLIQAGANAFVAGNAIFAATAPKEMISELKNLNAGILKV; encoded by the coding sequence ATGAAACACCTCATTGCTCCCTCTTTACTTGCTGCTGATTTTGCGAACCTTCAACGTGATATTGAAATGGTTAACTCCAGTGAAGCAGACTGGTTCCATGTAGATGTGATGGACGGTGTTTTTGTTCCCAATATCTCTTTTGGCTTTCCTGTGATGGAAGCAATTAAAAAACATGCTACAAAACCATTGGATGTACATTTGATGATCGTTAACCCCGATCAGTATATCGAACGTTTTGCAGCGGCAGGGGCTGCAGTGATTACGGTTCATTATGAAGCCTGTACACACCTTCACCGGACGATACAGGCCATTCATGCAGCGGGATGTAAAGCTGGGGTCGCCATTAATCCGCATACGCCGGTAGCTTTACTGAAAGAGGTGCTGGCAGACCTGGACCTGGTATTGGTGATGTCGGTAAATCCCGGCTTCGGCGGACAAAAATTTATTCCCAATACGCTTCATAAACTGAGAGAACTGAAAGCTTTATCGGCTACAATAAATCCGGAACTGATTATTGAAGTGGATGGAGGGGTAGATATCCATAACCTGGCAGATTTAATCCAGGCTGGTGCTAATGCTTTTGTAGCCGGAAATGCCATTTTCGCAGCAACAGCTCCAAAAGAAATGATTTCGGAATTAAAAAATCTCAATGCAGGCATCCTGAAAGTGTAA
- the pnp gene encoding polyribonucleotide nucleotidyltransferase, whose product MNVIKKSFDLGDGRTIEIETGKLAKQADGSVVVKMGDTMLLATVVSTVGAKAGVDFLPLSVDYQEKYAAAGRIPGGFLRREARLSDYEVLISRLVDRALRPMFPEDYHSDTQVMITLISSDKNIMPDCLAGLAASAAIAVSDIPFNGPISEVRVAKIDGNFVINPYVSDLERATMEFLVAGTENDIVMVEGEADEISEADMVEAIEFAHKAIVVQVQAQKELAELVGKTVKRTYSHEDSNPELKEQVYAATYDKVYAIAKSNTSKGERGDAFGAILMDFIATLGEDIDDVTGFLSKKYFHDVQYDAIRNLVLDEGIRLDGRDVRTVRPIWSEVGYLPSAHGSAVFTRGETQSLTTVTLGSKDDEQMIDGAFVNGYNKFLLHYNFPGFSTGEVRPNRGAGRREIGHGNLAMRSLKKVLPGLEENPYTIRIVSDILESNGSSSMATVCAGTLALMDAGIKIKAPVSGIAMGLITDEKTGKYAILSDILGDEDHLGDMDFKVTGTEKGIVACQMDLKINGLKWEVLTNALNQAKEARLHILNEMKKTIAAPREDYKDHAPRIVSLSIDKEFIGAVIGPGGKIIQEMQRETGASISIEEVGNKGIVEIFADNKAAIDAAVGRINAIAAKPDIGATYDGKVKSIMPFGAFVEIMPGKDGLLHISEIDWTRLETMDGVFKEGDRIQVKLLDIDKQGKMKLSRKALLPRPPKPEGAAENKPA is encoded by the coding sequence ATGAATGTAATAAAAAAATCGTTCGACTTGGGCGATGGAAGAACAATCGAAATTGAAACAGGGAAATTGGCGAAACAAGCTGATGGTTCTGTAGTTGTTAAAATGGGCGATACCATGTTATTGGCTACTGTAGTATCTACAGTGGGTGCAAAAGCTGGTGTTGACTTTTTGCCACTATCTGTAGATTATCAGGAGAAATATGCTGCCGCAGGCCGTATTCCAGGTGGATTCTTACGTCGTGAGGCAAGATTATCAGATTATGAAGTTTTAATTTCACGTCTGGTTGACCGTGCTTTACGCCCGATGTTCCCTGAAGATTATCACTCAGATACTCAGGTGATGATCACTTTGATCTCTTCTGACAAAAATATAATGCCTGACTGTTTAGCTGGTTTAGCTGCTTCGGCTGCTATCGCGGTTTCAGATATCCCTTTCAACGGACCAATCTCTGAAGTACGTGTAGCTAAAATCGATGGTAACTTTGTAATTAACCCATATGTGAGCGACTTAGAGCGTGCAACTATGGAGTTCCTTGTTGCAGGTACTGAAAACGACATCGTAATGGTGGAAGGTGAAGCGGATGAGATCTCTGAAGCTGACATGGTAGAAGCAATCGAATTTGCACACAAAGCAATCGTTGTACAGGTTCAGGCACAAAAAGAATTGGCTGAATTAGTAGGTAAGACGGTTAAACGTACTTATTCTCATGAAGACAGCAATCCTGAGTTAAAAGAACAGGTTTATGCAGCTACTTATGATAAAGTATATGCAATAGCGAAAAGCAATACAAGCAAAGGTGAGCGTGGTGATGCATTCGGTGCAATCCTGATGGATTTCATCGCTACTTTAGGTGAAGATATCGATGATGTAACCGGATTCTTATCTAAAAAATATTTCCATGATGTACAATATGATGCCATCCGTAACCTGGTATTAGACGAAGGAATTCGTTTAGACGGTCGTGATGTACGCACGGTACGTCCGATCTGGAGTGAAGTAGGTTACCTGCCTTCTGCTCACGGATCAGCAGTATTTACACGTGGTGAAACCCAATCATTAACTACCGTTACTTTAGGTTCTAAAGATGATGAGCAAATGATTGATGGTGCTTTCGTTAATGGATATAACAAATTCTTATTACACTATAACTTCCCTGGTTTCTCAACTGGTGAGGTTCGTCCTAACAGAGGTGCTGGTCGTCGTGAAATCGGTCATGGTAACTTAGCCATGCGTTCATTGAAGAAAGTATTACCTGGATTGGAAGAAAACCCATATACCATCCGTATCGTTTCTGATATCCTGGAATCAAACGGTTCTTCATCAATGGCAACTGTTTGTGCAGGTACTTTAGCACTGATGGATGCAGGTATTAAAATCAAAGCACCGGTATCCGGAATTGCAATGGGATTAATCACTGATGAGAAAACTGGTAAATATGCAATCCTTTCAGATATCTTAGGTGATGAAGATCATTTAGGTGATATGGACTTTAAAGTTACCGGTACTGAAAAAGGTATCGTAGCTTGTCAGATGGATTTAAAAATCAATGGCTTGAAATGGGAAGTGTTAACTAACGCCCTAAACCAGGCTAAAGAAGCTCGTTTACACATCTTAAACGAAATGAAGAAAACGATTGCTGCACCACGTGAAGACTACAAAGATCACGCGCCACGTATCGTTTCTCTAAGTATTGATAAAGAATTTATTGGTGCTGTAATCGGCCCAGGCGGTAAAATCATCCAGGAAATGCAACGCGAAACCGGTGCATCTATCTCTATCGAAGAAGTAGGTAACAAAGGTATCGTTGAAATCTTCGCTGATAACAAAGCTGCTATTGATGCTGCTGTTGGCCGTATCAATGCGATTGCTGCTAAACCAGACATAGGTGCTACTTATGATGGTAAAGTGAAATCTATTATGCCATTTGGTGCATTCGTAGAAATCATGCCAGGAAAAGACGGATTGTTGCACATCTCTGAGATCGACTGGACTCGTTTAGAAACGATGGACGGTGTGTTCAAAGAAGGTGACAGGATTCAGGTGAAACTTTTGGATATTGACAAACAAGGAAAAATGAAACTTTCAAGAAAAGCTTTATTACCTCGTCCACCAAAACCGGAAGGCGCCGCAGAAAACAAACCTGCATAA
- the rpsO gene encoding 30S ribosomal protein S15, with translation MYLSKEKKAEIFKQHGEVETNTGSAEGQVALFTYRIAHLTEHLKKNRKDFSTQLSLQKLVGKRRGILAYLYKKDISRYRAIIKALGLRDIIKPLGSRDSK, from the coding sequence ATGTATTTAAGTAAAGAAAAGAAAGCCGAAATTTTTAAACAACACGGCGAAGTAGAAACTAACACGGGTTCTGCAGAAGGTCAGGTAGCGTTATTTACATACCGTATTGCGCACTTAACAGAGCATTTAAAGAAAAATCGTAAAGATTTCTCTACTCAGTTATCTCTACAAAAATTAGTAGGTAAACGCCGCGGTATTTTGGCTTATCTGTACAAAAAAGATATTAGCCGTTACCGTGCTATCATCAAAGCTTTAGGGCTAAGAGATATCATCAAACCATTAGGTTCGAGAGATAGCAAATAA
- a CDS encoding acyl-CoA thioesterase — MEKSEYSIFESELKVRPDDIDMFQHVHNSKYFDYVLAARYDQMEQFYKMPMESFLESGFGWVVRTAHVDFKRPLILGDIIAVRTGILTINEKGCRVQFEIENKRTGKIASDGWFDYVMIDTNTGKGCKVNEEMIQAYSI, encoded by the coding sequence ATGGAAAAGAGCGAATACAGCATATTTGAAAGTGAATTAAAAGTACGTCCGGATGACATAGATATGTTTCAACACGTACACAACAGTAAGTACTTTGACTATGTCCTAGCAGCCAGGTACGACCAGATGGAGCAATTTTATAAGATGCCTATGGAATCTTTCCTGGAAAGTGGCTTTGGCTGGGTGGTACGTACCGCACATGTTGACTTTAAGCGCCCACTGATTCTTGGCGATATCATTGCAGTCCGCACCGGCATCCTTACCATCAATGAGAAAGGCTGTCGTGTTCAGTTTGAAATTGAAAACAAACGCACCGGCAAAATCGCATCTGATGGCTGGTTCGATTATGTGATGATTGATACCAATACCGGAAAAGGATGTAAGGTGAATGAAGAAATGATTCAGGCTTACAGCATTTAG
- a CDS encoding IS3 family transposase: MISELRGTRKYYSIALLCATFDYTRQAWYNHLKSVELHLLEEHIVLEKIIEIRKALPKTGCIKLYKELNNGFLQAHGITMGRDAVFEFVRSNGMLIKTKKKWVRTTNSFHRFKVHPDLVQRRPAIHAEEIWVSDITYLRTSTCFLYLSLITDAYSRKIVGHHLATDLKAIGCIKALNLALKGRLYPNRPLIHHSDRGTQYCCDDYVTMLKDNGIQISMTQTGSPYDNAIAERVNGILKMELGLEKTFKNVAQAKVSVELAMDKYNNLRMHSSCEFQTPQLTHMVENIVPKQQKTQSLLPM; the protein is encoded by the coding sequence GTGATCTCAGAACTCAGAGGCACCCGCAAATACTATAGCATAGCTCTTCTTTGCGCCACATTTGATTATACCAGGCAAGCCTGGTATAATCATCTAAAAAGTGTTGAATTGCATCTTCTGGAGGAGCATATTGTACTTGAAAAAATCATTGAGATCCGTAAAGCGCTTCCTAAAACAGGATGCATAAAGTTGTATAAAGAACTCAATAATGGCTTTTTACAGGCCCATGGTATCACTATGGGAAGAGATGCGGTATTTGAATTCGTACGTTCTAATGGAATGTTGATCAAGACAAAAAAGAAATGGGTTCGTACAACAAATTCTTTTCACCGGTTTAAAGTTCATCCTGATCTGGTGCAGCGCAGGCCAGCGATACATGCTGAAGAAATATGGGTAAGCGATATTACTTATCTGCGTACCAGTACTTGTTTTCTTTATTTATCACTAATCACAGATGCCTATTCAAGAAAGATCGTAGGTCATCATTTGGCGACTGATTTAAAGGCAATCGGATGTATTAAAGCATTAAATCTAGCCTTAAAAGGAAGATTGTATCCAAACAGACCCCTTATTCATCACTCAGACAGAGGAACTCAATATTGTTGCGATGACTATGTGACCATGCTTAAAGACAATGGAATACAAATCAGTATGACTCAGACAGGCAGTCCATATGATAATGCAATAGCAGAAAGAGTGAATGGAATACTGAAAATGGAACTAGGGTTGGAAAAGACCTTTAAAAATGTAGCCCAGGCGAAAGTATCAGTAGAACTGGCTATGGATAAATACAATAATTTAAGAATGCATTCCAGTTGCGAATTCCAAACCCCACAGCTGACTCACATGGTGGAGAATATCGTTCCAAAACAACAAAAAACACAATCCTTACTGCCTATGTAA
- a CDS encoding helix-turn-helix domain-containing protein: MKNERPNKRKGGTEWNHSESLRVQIALEYLDGDFSQVQIERKYGLSPNTVYRFVSWYKSNHNHLMPEAVNVAEELPFSAKERRELEKRLALSELKVAVLEKVIAIANEEYGTDLKKKAATK; this comes from the coding sequence ATGAAAAATGAACGTCCAAACAAAAGAAAAGGAGGCACAGAGTGGAATCATTCCGAGAGTCTTAGAGTACAGATCGCCTTAGAGTATCTTGATGGTGATTTTAGCCAGGTTCAAATAGAACGTAAGTATGGGTTATCGCCCAATACGGTTTATAGATTCGTATCTTGGTACAAAAGTAATCATAACCATCTTATGCCAGAAGCCGTCAACGTAGCTGAAGAGCTGCCTTTCAGCGCTAAAGAACGAAGAGAGCTGGAAAAGCGGCTGGCCTTATCAGAACTGAAGGTCGCCGTGCTGGAAAAAGTGATTGCCATTGCTAATGAGGAATATGGTACAGATCTTAAAAAAAAAGCTGCTACCAAGTGA
- a CDS encoding MATE family efflux transporter: MSHQQTASTGKLSQIFTLLKQALKGEDLDFTQGSIRRAVLLLAIPMMLEMAMESVFALVDLYFVGHLHNSSHAIQTVGLTESVLTIIYSLAIGMSMAATAVVARRIGEKNPEAAAKAGVQAIIVAVAVNLIISIVGFIYASDILLLMGASAETAEQGTPFARIMMGGSVIIVLLFLINGIFRGAGNAAIAMKSLWIANIANIILCPILINGFGPIPAFGLTGAAIATTIGRGIGVCYQVYHLVSGKSLLKVHLSYFKPHFEQIKALLKIATPGIFQFIIASCSWIFLAQLVATTGGDHGSAGYQTALRLMMFFMLPAWGMSNSAATLVGQNLGAKQLDRAEQSVMKTAKYIVIYMISVMLFTFIGGYYFISFFTNDKQVQEVALQALQIMCLGYIFYGIGMVLISTFNGAGDTWTPTWVNFFGFWLFQIPLAFLLAKHFNMGPTGVFIAIPVAETGIAIAGYILFKKGRWKTIKV; the protein is encoded by the coding sequence ATGTCACATCAGCAAACAGCTTCAACAGGCAAGCTATCTCAAATTTTTACGCTTTTAAAACAGGCCTTAAAAGGCGAAGACCTTGATTTCACTCAAGGCAGCATTCGCCGTGCAGTGCTACTTCTGGCCATCCCGATGATGCTGGAAATGGCTATGGAATCCGTTTTTGCACTGGTAGACCTTTATTTTGTCGGCCACCTTCACAATAGCAGTCATGCGATACAAACGGTAGGACTAACAGAATCTGTACTCACCATTATTTACTCTCTGGCCATTGGAATGAGTATGGCAGCAACAGCCGTAGTTGCCAGACGCATCGGCGAGAAAAACCCGGAAGCAGCTGCAAAAGCAGGTGTTCAGGCCATCATTGTGGCTGTTGCCGTTAACCTGATTATCAGCATTGTCGGCTTCATTTACGCTTCAGACATTCTGTTGCTGATGGGTGCTTCTGCAGAAACAGCCGAACAAGGCACTCCTTTTGCGCGGATCATGATGGGCGGAAGTGTGATTATTGTTCTTCTCTTCCTTATCAACGGGATATTCCGTGGAGCCGGAAATGCGGCCATTGCCATGAAAAGTTTATGGATTGCCAATATTGCCAACATCATTTTATGTCCGATACTCATTAACGGCTTTGGCCCTATCCCTGCATTCGGATTAACAGGTGCTGCCATCGCTACGACTATTGGCCGGGGTATTGGTGTCTGTTATCAGGTGTATCATCTGGTTAGCGGAAAAAGCCTGCTTAAGGTTCACTTATCTTATTTCAAACCGCATTTTGAACAAATTAAAGCTTTGTTAAAAATTGCTACACCCGGTATCTTTCAGTTTATCATTGCCTCCTGCAGCTGGATTTTCCTGGCTCAGCTGGTGGCGACAACCGGAGGAGACCATGGTTCTGCAGGTTATCAGACGGCTTTAAGGCTGATGATGTTCTTTATGTTGCCCGCCTGGGGTATGAGCAATTCTGCGGCAACCCTTGTTGGTCAGAACCTCGGTGCCAAGCAACTTGACCGGGCAGAGCAATCCGTTATGAAAACTGCCAAATACATTGTAATCTATATGATCTCCGTGATGCTCTTTACTTTTATAGGAGGTTACTATTTCATTTCCTTCTTTACCAACGATAAGCAGGTACAGGAAGTAGCCCTTCAGGCATTACAGATCATGTGCCTTGGTTATATATTTTATGGAATCGGAATGGTTTTGATCAGCACCTTTAACGGTGCCGGTGATACCTGGACACCAACATGGGTTAACTTCTTTGGTTTCTGGTTGTTTCAGATTCCACTGGCGTTCTTATTGGCAAAACATTTTAATATGGGACCTACAGGTGTGTTTATCGCGATCCCTGTAGCCGAAACAGGAATTGCTATTGCAGGTTACATTCTGTTTAAAAAAGGCAGGTGGAAAACCATTAAGGTTTAA
- a CDS encoding DUF3575 domain-containing protein: MRKTFSNLVLPFVLLTWSFSGNVSYAQENSTNSEKHHLVKWNVAALVLKNYSFQYEQAIGKKTAFALGIRFMPKSTVPFSSLLKNTIDDDQTWDHIKGYKTGNFSITPEFRYYLGESVFQGFYIAPFLRYARYNADLPFTYEYHGNGITIKDEMNFSGGIDTFTAGVLFGAQWNLGKSISLDLWIAGPNYGVSSGNISAQKTLSPREQEELKKVLEHDFGNLPLVKTKTTVDGNGANIDFDGPWAGLRSGLSIGYRF, encoded by the coding sequence ATGCGAAAGACTTTCAGCAACTTAGTTCTGCCATTTGTTTTGCTTACATGGTCTTTCTCGGGCAATGTAAGTTATGCTCAGGAGAACAGTACAAATTCAGAAAAACATCATTTGGTGAAGTGGAATGTTGCGGCATTGGTGCTTAAAAACTACTCTTTTCAGTATGAGCAAGCTATTGGTAAGAAGACCGCTTTCGCGCTTGGCATCCGCTTTATGCCAAAATCAACTGTGCCATTTAGTTCCCTATTAAAAAATACAATTGATGATGATCAGACATGGGATCACATTAAAGGTTATAAAACGGGTAACTTCTCCATTACCCCTGAGTTTAGATATTACCTTGGAGAAAGTGTTTTTCAAGGGTTTTATATTGCCCCTTTTCTGAGGTATGCCAGATACAATGCTGATCTTCCTTTCACCTATGAGTATCATGGGAACGGCATTACCATAAAAGACGAGATGAACTTTAGCGGAGGGATAGATACCTTTACCGCAGGCGTGTTGTTTGGCGCACAATGGAATTTGGGTAAATCCATCTCCCTTGATTTATGGATTGCAGGACCAAATTACGGTGTTTCTTCCGGAAATATCTCCGCACAAAAAACGCTCAGCCCCAGGGAGCAGGAAGAACTGAAAAAGGTACTTGAGCATGATTTTGGAAACCTTCCCTTAGTAAAAACGAAAACCACCGTTGATGGCAATGGCGCCAATATAGATTTTGACGGTCCATGGGCAGGCTTAAGATCAGGATTGAGTATCGGATACAGGTTCTAA
- a CDS encoding D-alanine--D-alanine ligase, whose translation MKKTLALLTGGTTGEWVVSVKSAATIAQNLDADKFDVYKIMLTQQGWFYEPADSVKIEVDRNDFSLTIKGRKIMFDGVFIAIHGSPGEDGKLQGYFDMLNLPYTTCDALTSAITMNKGYTKAIVQGIENLHIAKSAQIFKNTAYSLEQIKKDLKIPYFVKPNNGGSSIGMSKVTHGADLQSAIDKAFKEDTQLLIEEFISGREFTVGVVKLDGKITVLPATEVETAKEFFDFEAKYTPGVATETTPAPIRPETKARVEQIAKDVYLKLNCSGVVRIDFILTEDEGDFYFIEINTIPGQTATSFIPQQVAAAGMKLNDFYTKLVKETIG comes from the coding sequence ATGAAGAAAACATTAGCATTACTAACCGGTGGTACCACAGGTGAGTGGGTCGTATCGGTTAAAAGTGCAGCCACTATCGCCCAAAATCTGGATGCCGACAAGTTTGATGTTTATAAAATTATGCTAACCCAGCAAGGTTGGTTTTATGAACCCGCAGACTCTGTAAAAATTGAAGTCGACCGTAACGACTTCTCCCTGACTATAAAAGGCAGGAAAATTATGTTCGATGGCGTTTTTATTGCCATTCATGGTTCTCCGGGTGAAGATGGTAAATTACAAGGCTATTTCGACATGCTTAACCTTCCATATACCACTTGCGATGCCCTCACTTCGGCCATCACTATGAATAAAGGATATACCAAAGCAATCGTTCAGGGGATCGAAAATCTTCACATCGCTAAATCTGCGCAAATTTTTAAAAACACGGCATATAGCCTGGAGCAAATAAAAAAGGACCTCAAAATCCCATATTTTGTAAAACCGAATAACGGTGGAAGCAGTATCGGAATGAGTAAGGTTACTCATGGTGCAGACCTGCAAAGCGCAATCGATAAAGCCTTCAAAGAAGATACTCAGCTGCTGATTGAAGAGTTTATTTCCGGTCGTGAGTTTACCGTAGGAGTGGTGAAGCTGGATGGGAAAATTACAGTATTGCCGGCAACAGAAGTGGAAACTGCGAAAGAGTTTTTTGATTTTGAAGCAAAATATACACCTGGCGTAGCAACGGAAACTACTCCTGCACCAATCAGACCGGAAACCAAAGCAAGGGTAGAGCAGATTGCAAAAGATGTATACCTGAAACTAAACTGCAGCGGCGTGGTACGTATTGATTTTATCCTGACGGAAGATGAAGGTGATTTTTATTTCATTGAGATCAATACCATTCCAGGACAAACAGCAACCAGCTTTATTCCTCAGCAGGTAGCAGCAGCAGGAATGAAACTCAACGACTTTTATACCAAATTAGTAAAAGAAACTATAGGGTAA